The Mangifera indica cultivar Alphonso chromosome 8, CATAS_Mindica_2.1, whole genome shotgun sequence genome has a window encoding:
- the LOC123222688 gene encoding uncharacterized protein LOC123222688, producing MLGRSPLSRTGSFRPENLGPNALAMIGNLCFTMFVLGVLIFTIIAATYEPEDPLFHPSTKITTFLTSTSNATFKSDDTVVKTGEDFMRPNQTMVSTFINITDIENENSDNGFPAETGSNCEGNADSPIDCTDPEVFHLLMRKAIDHFKDIHFYRFGKAVRGDKDNNCDMAWRFRPKEGKTAAFYKDYRRFVIARENCTLTVVSIGDYHSGVNARKKKKKKLGFEKAPTKETPGLLVVGEGVNDTLPVVESEKSFSHGKYLIYMDGGDRCRSMNHYLWSFLCALGEAQYLNRTLVMDLSICLNSMYTSSNQDEEGKDFRFYFDFQHLKEAASVLDKDQFWSDWNQWHRKNSLSLYLVEKVRVTPMKLSEVKDTLIMRKFGSVEPDNYWYRVCEGETESIVQRPWHLLWKSRRLMDIVSAIASRLNWDYDSVHIQRGEKARNKELWPNLAMDTSPDALLSTLADKIEDGRNLYIATNEPDTSFFDPLKDKYTTHFLDEYKDLWDENSEWYSETAKLNKGIAVEFDGYMRASVDTEVFLRGKKQIETFNDLTNDCKDGINTCNAASS from the coding sequence ATGTTGGGTCGGTCTCCTCTGTCAAGAACTGGAAGTTTTCGGCCTGAAAATTTAGGTCCAAATGCACTTGCAATGATAGGCAACCTTTGCTTTACCATGTTTGTGTTAGGAGTTTTAATCTTTACTATCATTGCTGCCACTTATGAACCTGAGGACCCACTTTTTCACCCTTCAACGAAGATCACCACATTCTTAACATCAACTTCAAATGCCACTTTTAAATCTGATGACACTGTTGTTAAAACTGGTGAGGATTTCATGAGGCCCAACCAAACTATGGTTTCcacatttattaatataactGATATTGAGAATGAAAACTCGGACAATGGTTTCCCGGCTGAGACTGGGAGTAATTGCGAGGGTAATGCAGATAGTCCAATTGATTGTACTGACCCAGAAGTGTTTCATTTATTGATGAGAAAAGCTATTGATCATTTTAAGGATATACATTTTTACCGGTTTGGGAAGGCTGTTCGTGGGGATAAGGATAATAATTGTGATATGGCATGGCGGTTCAGGCCCAAGGAAGGGAAGACAGCTGcattttataaagattataGGCGGTTTGTGATTGCTAGGGAGAATTGTACTCTTACTGTGGTGAGTATTGGGGATTATCATTCAGGTGTTAAtgctaggaagaagaagaagaagaagcttgggTTTGAGAAGGCACCAACAAAGGAAACCCCTGGCTTATTAGTTGTTGGGGAAGGTGTTAATGATACACTACCAGTGGTTGAATCAGAGAAATCATTTAGTCATGGAAAGTACTTGATATACATGGATGGTGGGGATAGGTGCAGGAGCATGAATCATTACTTATGGAGTTTCTTATGTGCTTTGGGTGAAGCACAGTATTTGAACCGAACGTTAGTTATGGATTTGAGTATTTGTTTGAATTCTATGTATACTTCGTCAAATCAAGATGAGGAAGGGAAAGACTTCAGATTCTACTTTGATTTCCAGCATTTGAAGGAGGCTGCATCTGTGTTGGACAAGGATCAGTTTTGGTCAGACTGGAATCAGTGGCACAGGAAAAATAGCTTGAGTCTTTACCTTGTGGAGAAGGTTCGGGTCACACCGATGAAGCTTTCTGAGGTGAAGGATACGTTGATAATGAGAAAATTTGGATCTGTTGAACCAGATAATTACTGGTACCGGGTATGTGAAGGAGAGACAGAATCTATTGTTCAGAGGCCATGGCATCTGCTTTGGAAATCAAGAAGGTTGATGGATATAGTGTCTGCAATTGCTTCAAGGTTGAACTGGGATTATGATTCAGTTCACATACAGAGAGGGGAAAAGGCCAGGAATAAGGAGCTCTGGCCTAACCTTGCAATGGATACTTCACCAGATGCACTTCTCTCAACCTTAGCGGACAAGATTGAAGATGGAAGGAATCTTTATATTGCAACAAATGAACCTGATACATCCTTCTTTGACCCATTGAAAGACAAGTATACCACCCATTTTCTTGATGAGTACAAGGATCTTTGGGATGAGAACAGTGAGTGGTATTCTGAGACAGCAAAGCTCAACAAAGGCATTGCTGTTGAATTTGATGGCTACATGAGGGCGTCTGTTGATACGGAGGTATTCTTGAGAGGGAAAAAACAGATAGAAACTTTCAATGATCTCACCAATGACTGCAAGGATGGTATTAATACCTGCAATGCTGCATCCAGTTAA
- the LOC123223445 gene encoding U-box domain-containing protein 6-like, which yields MLNKLLNCSVPSKPAASSSSQPKTLSPVLKIVHVGGVVECYYMATPAFRIMEKYPPFILARPEVFRRPWDSVVRPDEILIPGEKFYLVPHRTVKKLWRRIKRPDRNRDVSIASSEPKSCIDLSIDVVSCKKNEVSKPSEARSSFRKKTSVKKHVRFAGIEVVKHKDATSEEKSFNSQSRNKKRRPRSTFPPWEPSLDDRTHHHNIKGKDSPSRLAQRERKMGHDEENTAASTPTTTDQEEEAWNQRKEILIHELSEKLINGDLQTQIEAARDIRKVVKKSSVKTRTKFATAGVIQPLVLMLVSPNLDACEASLLALLNLAVRNERNKVMIVTAGAIPPLVDLLKFQNGSLRELAAAAILTLSAAAPNKPAIAASGAAPLLVEILQSGSVQGRVDAVTALYYLSACREISNPILDATAVSPLLKLLKECKKYSKFAEKATALLEILSNSEEGRVEITNSDGGILTLVETIEDGSLVSTEHAVGALLSLCQSCRDKYRQLILKEGAIPGLLRLTVEGTYEAQERARTLLDLLRDTPQEKRLSSSVLEKIVYDIAARVDGADKAAETAKRLLQDMVQRSMELSMTRIQQRAASSTPSKITSI from the exons ATGCTCAACAAGCTCCTCAATTGCAGTGTGCCTTCTAAACCAGcagcttcatcttcatctcaacCAAAGACTCTCTCTCCGGTCTTGAAAATTGTCCATGTAGGTGGGGTTGTTGAATGTTATTACATGGCAACGCCGGCTTTCAGAATCATGGAGAAGTATCCTCCTTTCATTCTAGCCAGGCCTGAAGTTTTTAGGAGGCCATGGGATTCAGTCGTGAGGCCGGATGAAATTCTCATCCCTGGTGAGAAGTTCTATCTTGTCCCTCATCGTACCGTCAAGAAACTCTGGCGACGGATCAAAAGGCCTGATAGAAATAGAGATGTCTCTATAGCCTCCTCTGAGCCTAAGTCTTGTATTGATTTGTCAATTGATGTAGTTTCTtgcaagaagaatgaagttagtAAACCAAGTGAAGCAAGAAGTTCATTTAGGAAGAAAACTTCCGTTAAAAAGCATGTGAGATTCGCTGGCATTGAAGTAGTCAAACACAAAGATGCTACTTCCGAAGAAAAGAGCTTCAATTCTCAGTCTCGCAATAAAAAAAGAAGGCCTAGAAGTACTTTTCCTCCATGGGAACCATCACTAGATG ACAGGACCCATCACCATAACATAAAAGGCAAAGACAGCCCTTCGAGACTCGCACAGAGAGAGAGGAAGATGGGACATGATGAAGAGAACACAGCTGCTTCAACACCAACGACCACAgaccaagaagaagaagcttggaACCAAAGAAAGGAAATCCTCATACACGAATTGTCTGAGAAGCTAATAAATGGAGATCTTCAGACTCAAATCGAAGCTGCTAGAGATATTAGAAAAGTTGTTAAAAAATCTTCAGTTAAAACAAGAACAAAGTTTGCAACTGCTGGAGTTATACAACCCTTGGTCTTGATGCTTGTCTCTCCTAATCTTGATGCCTGTGAAGCCTCTCTCCTTGCTCTACTCAACCTTGCTGTTAGAAATGAACg AAACAAGGTCATGATAGTGACAGCTGGTGCCATTCCTCCACTTGTGGACCTTCTTAAGTTCCAAAATGGTAGTTTACGGGAATTGGCTGCTGCAGCAATATTAACTCTCTCTGCTGCTGCACCCAACAAGCCAGCCATCGCAGCTTCAGGAGCTGCACCTCTTCTAGTAGAGATTCTCCAATCTGGAAGTGTTCAGGGAAGAGTTGATGCAGTCACGGCCCTATACTATCTGTCAGCCTGCAGAGAGATTTCCAATCCAATCCTAGATGCTACAGCTGTTTCCCCCCTTCTCAAACTCCTTAAAGAATGCAAGAAATATTCTAAGTTTGCTGAGAAAGCTACAGCACTACTTGAAATCCTTTCAAACTCTGAAGAAGGCCGAGTGGAAATCACAAATTCAGATGGTGGGATTTTAACCCTAGTAGAGACAATTGAAGATGGATCTCTTGTCAGCACAGAGCATGCGGTCGGTGCTTTACTTTCTTTATGCCAGAGTTGCCGGGATAAGTATCGGCAGCTTATTCTTAAAGAAGGTGCAATCCCAGGGCTTCTACGACTGACCGTAGAGGGTACCTATGAAGCCCAAGAAAGAGCTCGGACACTTTTAGACTTGCTTAGAGATACTCCTCAGGAAAAGAGACTAAGTTCTTCAGTTTTGGAGAAAATTGTTTATGACATTGCGGCACGGGTTGATGGAGCAGATAAAGCTGCAGAAACTGCTAAGAGGTTGCTACAAGACATGGTCCAAAGAAGTATGGAGCTCAGTATGACACGCATCCAGCAAAGGGCTGCATCTTCTACACCATCCAAGATTACATCCATATGA
- the LOC123222458 gene encoding GBF-interacting protein 1-like — translation MSGGGSRFSIPGKTRKMIQNIKEITGNHSEEEIYAMLKDCSMDPNETAQRLLLQDPFHEVKRKRDKKKENVKREPVESRWRPGSQGRGSRGGRSNFLSRYTSHDAGGGKNSGTGRDNGTSQAVGKGVNPTLPTSQETKHKETSSAASSVSAAANGPSVVASGGASVLRSSDLPSGTGVKQPEVSSSAAGINKFGSAPSPVDSNKTPTIAFGTGSTQGQPEPISSPLSPSTACFLSSYPVLVPSNDSRLPGAVGAIKCEVGSHRTSNELNTAAENKLTAASSEIGSSFMQGKVPSKSQGLMKNQLTESSQPTSISVHGSSSVGRPPFNYNNRLQEIVGPQKVGSTKEWKPKPTNPGTTQGPGTAATSEVNTVSVEASARPQSMSNVLDSEEETSKLQKKLGELHLPQRQHVIIPNHIHVPESERNKLSFGSFDASFGVTSYYVCAQESEKSSTPVSETSQVVEETVEEQAACNQNTLATAEVGDYRDRSQSPNHVPENLLGDSDVSTGAVPEYNESKQETTLLSGGQQYSVVHTNPNYSFGIVPPMLGNQFTPFENSESQARDVSRLPSFVVQQLFDPASYYAQFYQSGADSDGHVSTFPSPGVAAKYNGNVAMLPPQTSQSPQEGGNSLVLSTTGPTPLATQAAGLMQSSIAVTQQPVPVFRPPTGVHISHYPPNFIPYGHYISPFYVPPPAIHQFLSNGAFPQQPQAGSVYPVPQAAAATGAKFSLPQYKPGTNSGNSNHIGMPSGYGPYGSSPVGYTPSSATAGNSTPNEEHGASQFKDNNVYISGQQSEGSAMWMAATGRDISSLPGSSFYNLPPQGQHVTYAPTQAGHGTFAGIYHPAQTVTAPTVHPLLQQSQTMAGAVEMGGPAASVYQQPQHTQINWPSNY, via the exons ATGAGCGGAGGGGGGTCTAGGTTTTCAATCCCGGGCAAAACAAGGAAGATGATCCAGAACATAAAAGAGATCACGGGTAATCACAGTGAAGAAGAGATTTATGCAATGCTCAAAGATTGCTCTATGGATCCCAATGAAACCGCTCAAAGGCTCCTCCTTCAGG ATCCATTTCATGAGGTCAAAAGGAAACGTGACAAGAAAAAAGAG AATGTAAAGAGAGAGCCTGTGGAGTCTCGGTGGAGACCTGGCTCACAAGGCCGGGGAAGTAGGGGTGGCCGGTCAAATTTCTTGTCTCGTTACACATCACATG ATGCTGGTGGTGGCAAGAATTCTGGTACTGGAAGGGACAATGGAACCAGTCAAGCTGTGGGCAAGGGTGTCAACCCAACCCTTCCAACATCCCAGGAAACTAAACATAAAGAAACGAGTTCAGCAGCAAG CTCTGTATCGGCTGCGGCCAATGGTCCCAGTGTTGTAGCTTCTGGAGGTGCAAGTGTTCTGCGGTCTTCTGATTTACCATCAGGAACTGGGGTAAAACAACCTGAAGTCAGTTCCTCAGCTGCAGGCATTAATAAGTTTGGGAGTGCACCTTCTCCTgttgattcaaacaaaactcCCACCATTGCGTTTGGCACTGGGTCAACACAGGGGCAGCCTGAACCAATCTCCAGCCCATTGTCTCCATCAACTGCCTGTTTTTTGTCTTCGTATCCTGTGTTGGTGCCATCTAATGATTCACGGCTCCCTGGTGCAGTGGGTGCAATCAAGTGTGAAGTGGGGAGTCATCGAACTTCCAATGAATTAAATACTGCTGCAGAGAACAAGTTAACTGCTG CATCTTCTGAGATTGGTAGCTCATTTATGCAAGGAAAGGTGCCAAGCAAATCCCAAGGTCTCATGAAGAATCAGCTTACTGAGTCTTCCCAACCCACCTCTATTTCAGTCCATGGTTCCTCTTCAGTTGGTCGACCTCCATTTAATTACAATAACAGGTTACAAGAGATAGTAGGCCCTCAGAAAG TTGGTTCTACTAAGGAGTGGAAACCAAAGCCGACAAACCCTGGTACTACTCAAGGACCTGGAACAGCTGCCACATCTGAGGTTAATACTGTTTCAGTTGAAGCTAGTGCCCGACCACAGTCTATGTCAAATGTTCTTGATTCAGAAGAAGAAACTTCAAAACTGCAGAAGAAGCTGGGGGAGTTGCATCTTCCACAACGTCAGCATGTTATAATCCCAAACCATATCCATGTCCCTGAATCTGAAAGAAACAAATTGAGCTTTGGAAGTTTTGATGCTAGTTTTGGGGTAACTTCTTATTATGTCTGTGCTCAAGAGAGTGAAAAGAGCTCCACGCCTGTGTCTGAAACTTCTCAGGTTGTTGAAGAAACTGTGGAGGAACAGGCTGCATG CAATCAAAATACATTGGCAACAGCTGAAGTAGGAGATTATCGTGATCGTTCACAATCACCTAATCATGTTCCTGAAAATTTGTTGGGTGATAGTGATGTATCAACCGGTGCTGTCCCAGAGTATAATGAATCAAAGCAGGAAACAACTTTGCTTTCTGGAGGCCAACAATACTCAGTGGTTCATACTAATCCCAACTACAGTTTTGGTATTGTGCCTCCCATGTTAGGGAATCAGTTCACACCATTTGAAAATTCTGAGTCTCAAGCTCGTGATGTTTCTCGGCTTCCAAGCTTTGTA GTCCAACAACTGTTTGATCCAGCAAGTTATTATGCTCAGTTCTACCAATCAGGTGCTGATAGTGACGGTCACGTTTCTACATTTCCTTCACCAGGAGTTGCGGCCAAATACAATGGGAATGTTGCAATGTTGCCACCACAGACTTCTCAGTCTCCTCAAGAG GGTGGGAATTCTTTAGTCCTGTCTACAACAGGTCCAACTCCATTGGCAACTCAGGCTGCTGGTCTCATGCAAAGTTCTATAGCTGTGACTCAGCAACCAGTTCCTGTTTTCCGTCCTCCAACTGGAGTGCATATATCTCATTATCCTCCAAACTTCATTCCATATGGCCACTATATTTCCCCATTCTATGTTCCACCTCCTGCCATCCATCAATTCCTGAGCAATGGTGCATTTCCTCAGCAACCTCAAGCTGGCAGTGTGTATCCAGTGCCACAGGCAGCAGCTGCAACAGGTGCTAAATTTTCACTTCCCCAGTACAAACCTGGAACTAATAGTGGTAACTCAAACCATATTGGAATGCCAAGTGGCTATGGGCCATATGGGTCCTCCCCAGTTGGCTATACTCCCAGTTCTGCAACAGCTGGCAACTCAACTCCTAACGAGGAGCATGGTGCATCCCAGTTTAAGGATAACAATGTCTACATAAGTGGACAGCAG AGTGAGGGTTCTGCCATGTGGATGGCTGCAACTGGTCGTGATATATCTAGCTTGCCAGGAAGTTCATTTTACAATCTTCCTCCTCAAGGTCAGCATGTAACTTATGCTCCAACACAGGCTGGTCATGGTACCTTTGCAGGTATCTATCACCCTGCACAAACAGTAACAGCTCCAACAGTACATCCACTTTTACAACAATCTCAGACGATGGCCGGAGCTGTTGAAATGGGGGGACCGGCGGCCAGTGTTTATCAGCAGCCACAGCATACACAGATCAACTGGCCAAGTAACTACTGA
- the LOC123223815 gene encoding uncharacterized protein LOC123223815 isoform X2, producing the protein MLANTYLISSNFTALPHTTAKLKPSPHTHKFNSVSFSLPKTTATSRFSLLLKPHNKLKASLFQFHKRVLLQRCHSILDSKNLDEEENPVLDDMESSVLESKVNVQGGRDWTTSIFLFVLWGGLMYYVFNLSPNQTPGHDGFVMNEVLVSLWYIMGLWPLVYSMLLLPTGRSSKSKIPVWPFLILSFFGGAYALLPYFVLWKPPPPPVEETELSRWPLNFLESKLTAGILFIAGLGLIIYAGLASGDVWKEFYQYFRESKFIHVMSIDFTLLSTFAAFWVYNDMTARKWYDKGSWLLPVSLVPFLGPALYLFLRPSLSEMSVSVGKASSEQE; encoded by the exons ATGTTAGCTAACACCTATCTCATCTCTTCCAACTTCACTGCGCTTCCACACACAACTGCGAAACTCAAACCTTCACCCCACACTCACAAATTTAACAGCGTTTCTTTTTCACTTCCCAAAACAACCGCCACCTCAAGATTCTCACTTTTACTGAAACCCCACAACAAACTTAAAGCCTCACTTTTTCAATTTCACAAAAGGGTTCTTCTCCAAAGATGTCACAGCATCTTAGATTCTAAGAActtagatgaagaagaaaacccAGTATTAGATGATATGGAGTCTTCAGTTTTGGAGAGTAAAGTTAATGTTCAAGGGGGAAGAGACTGGACGAcctcaatttttctttttgttttgtggGGTGGCCTTATGTACTATGTTTTTAATCTTTCTCCTAACCAAACCCCG GGACATGATGGCTTTGTGATGAATGAAGTGCTTGTGTCTCTCTGGTACATCATGGGTTTGTGGCCTTTAGTGTATAGTATGTTGCTGCTTCCAACAGGTAGAAG CTCAAAGAGCAAAATTCCTGTCTGGCCATTCCTTATACTTTCATTCTTTGGTGGTGCATATGCTCTTCTGccttattttgttctttggAAGCCTCCCCCTCCTCCGGTTGAGGAAACTGAGCTCAGTCGATGGCCTTTGAATTTTCTGGAATCCAAATTAACGGCTGGG ATATTATTTATTGCAGGACTTGGGTTGATCATTTATGCTGGTTTAGCTAGTGGTGATGTCTGGAAGGAGTTTTACCAATACTTCAGGGAAAGCAAATTT ATTCATGTGATGAGCATTGATTTTACTCTACTTTCTACATTTGCTGCTTTTTGGGTATACAATGACATGACTGCCCGGAAATG GTATGACAAAGGTTCTTGGCTTCTTCCTGTATCTTTGGTGCCATTTTTAGGTCCAGCATTGTATCTTTTCTTACGGCCATCACTCTCTGAGATGTCTGTTTCAGTGGGCAAAGCTTCATCAGAGCAAGAGTAA
- the LOC123223815 gene encoding uncharacterized protein LOC123223815 isoform X3, producing MLANTYLISSNFTALPHTTAKLKPSPHTHKFNSVSFSLPKTTATSRFSLLLKPHNKLKASLFQFHKRVLLQRCHSILDSKNLDEEENPVLDDMESSVLESKVNVQGGRDWTTSIFLFVLWGGLMYYVFNLSPNQTPSRDMYFLNKLLNLKGHDGFVMNEVLVSLWYIMGLWPLVYSMLLLPTGRSSKSKIPVWPFLILSFFGGAYALLPYFVLWKPPPPPVEETELSRWPLNFLESKLTAGIHVMSIDFTLLSTFAAFWVYNDMTARKWYDKGSWLLPVSLVPFLGPALYLFLRPSLSEMSVSVGKASSEQE from the exons ATGTTAGCTAACACCTATCTCATCTCTTCCAACTTCACTGCGCTTCCACACACAACTGCGAAACTCAAACCTTCACCCCACACTCACAAATTTAACAGCGTTTCTTTTTCACTTCCCAAAACAACCGCCACCTCAAGATTCTCACTTTTACTGAAACCCCACAACAAACTTAAAGCCTCACTTTTTCAATTTCACAAAAGGGTTCTTCTCCAAAGATGTCACAGCATCTTAGATTCTAAGAActtagatgaagaagaaaacccAGTATTAGATGATATGGAGTCTTCAGTTTTGGAGAGTAAAGTTAATGTTCAAGGGGGAAGAGACTGGACGAcctcaatttttctttttgttttgtggGGTGGCCTTATGTACTATGTTTTTAATCTTTCTCCTAACCAAACCCCG TCAAGGGACATGTATTTCTTGAATAAGCTTCTGAATTTGAAGGGACATGATGGCTTTGTGATGAATGAAGTGCTTGTGTCTCTCTGGTACATCATGGGTTTGTGGCCTTTAGTGTATAGTATGTTGCTGCTTCCAACAGGTAGAAG CTCAAAGAGCAAAATTCCTGTCTGGCCATTCCTTATACTTTCATTCTTTGGTGGTGCATATGCTCTTCTGccttattttgttctttggAAGCCTCCCCCTCCTCCGGTTGAGGAAACTGAGCTCAGTCGATGGCCTTTGAATTTTCTGGAATCCAAATTAACGGCTGGG ATTCATGTGATGAGCATTGATTTTACTCTACTTTCTACATTTGCTGCTTTTTGGGTATACAATGACATGACTGCCCGGAAATG GTATGACAAAGGTTCTTGGCTTCTTCCTGTATCTTTGGTGCCATTTTTAGGTCCAGCATTGTATCTTTTCTTACGGCCATCACTCTCTGAGATGTCTGTTTCAGTGGGCAAAGCTTCATCAGAGCAAGAGTAA
- the LOC123223815 gene encoding uncharacterized protein LOC123223815 isoform X1: MLANTYLISSNFTALPHTTAKLKPSPHTHKFNSVSFSLPKTTATSRFSLLLKPHNKLKASLFQFHKRVLLQRCHSILDSKNLDEEENPVLDDMESSVLESKVNVQGGRDWTTSIFLFVLWGGLMYYVFNLSPNQTPSRDMYFLNKLLNLKGHDGFVMNEVLVSLWYIMGLWPLVYSMLLLPTGRSSKSKIPVWPFLILSFFGGAYALLPYFVLWKPPPPPVEETELSRWPLNFLESKLTAGILFIAGLGLIIYAGLASGDVWKEFYQYFRESKFIHVMSIDFTLLSTFAAFWVYNDMTARKWYDKGSWLLPVSLVPFLGPALYLFLRPSLSEMSVSVGKASSEQE, from the exons ATGTTAGCTAACACCTATCTCATCTCTTCCAACTTCACTGCGCTTCCACACACAACTGCGAAACTCAAACCTTCACCCCACACTCACAAATTTAACAGCGTTTCTTTTTCACTTCCCAAAACAACCGCCACCTCAAGATTCTCACTTTTACTGAAACCCCACAACAAACTTAAAGCCTCACTTTTTCAATTTCACAAAAGGGTTCTTCTCCAAAGATGTCACAGCATCTTAGATTCTAAGAActtagatgaagaagaaaacccAGTATTAGATGATATGGAGTCTTCAGTTTTGGAGAGTAAAGTTAATGTTCAAGGGGGAAGAGACTGGACGAcctcaatttttctttttgttttgtggGGTGGCCTTATGTACTATGTTTTTAATCTTTCTCCTAACCAAACCCCG TCAAGGGACATGTATTTCTTGAATAAGCTTCTGAATTTGAAGGGACATGATGGCTTTGTGATGAATGAAGTGCTTGTGTCTCTCTGGTACATCATGGGTTTGTGGCCTTTAGTGTATAGTATGTTGCTGCTTCCAACAGGTAGAAG CTCAAAGAGCAAAATTCCTGTCTGGCCATTCCTTATACTTTCATTCTTTGGTGGTGCATATGCTCTTCTGccttattttgttctttggAAGCCTCCCCCTCCTCCGGTTGAGGAAACTGAGCTCAGTCGATGGCCTTTGAATTTTCTGGAATCCAAATTAACGGCTGGG ATATTATTTATTGCAGGACTTGGGTTGATCATTTATGCTGGTTTAGCTAGTGGTGATGTCTGGAAGGAGTTTTACCAATACTTCAGGGAAAGCAAATTT ATTCATGTGATGAGCATTGATTTTACTCTACTTTCTACATTTGCTGCTTTTTGGGTATACAATGACATGACTGCCCGGAAATG GTATGACAAAGGTTCTTGGCTTCTTCCTGTATCTTTGGTGCCATTTTTAGGTCCAGCATTGTATCTTTTCTTACGGCCATCACTCTCTGAGATGTCTGTTTCAGTGGGCAAAGCTTCATCAGAGCAAGAGTAA
- the LOC123223132 gene encoding transmembrane emp24 domain-containing protein p24beta2, protein MELKYVIVVIVMKVVITQGIRFEIDREECLSHNVDYEGDTLHLSFVVVKSDTPWHLTDDGVHLLIKGPSGEKIHEIRDKISEKYNFVVRKRGVYRFCFTNKSPYHETIDFDVQVAHFAVHDQHAKDEHFSPLLEQIAQLEEALYNIQFEQHWLDAQTDRQALVNENMSKRALQKAMFESAFLVGASVLQVFLLKHLFDRKRGLPRV, encoded by the exons ATGGAGTTGAAAtatgttattgttgttattgtaATGAAGGTGGTGATAACACAAGGAATAAGATTTGAGATAGACAGAGAAGAATGTTTGTCTCACAATGTTGATTATGAAGGTGACACTCTTCATCTCTCTTTCGTTGTTGTTAAGTCTGATACACCTTGGCATCTCACTGACGATGGTGTTCATCTcctg ATAAAGGGGCCTTCGGGAgaaaaaattcatgaaattcGAGACAAGATCAgtgagaaatataattttgtggtACGCAAGAGAGGAGTTTACCGCTTCTGCTTTACCAACAAGTCTCCTTATCACGAAACCATTGATTTTGATGTTCAAGTTGCTCACTTTGCAGTTCATGATCAACATGCCAAAGATG AGCATTTTTCACCATTGCTGGAGCAGATAGCTCAGCTGGAGGAAGCCctttataatattcaatttgaacaaCATTGGTTAGATGCTCAGACAGATCGCCAGGCACTAG TAAACGAAAACATGAGCAAGAGAGCACTTCAAAAGGCAATGTTTGAATCAGCTTTTCTCGTTGGGGCCAGTGTCCTCCAAGTCTTCCTTCTGAAACACTTGTTCGATCGAAAGCGTGGGCTACCAAGAGTTTAA